Part of the Zhongshania aliphaticivorans genome, TGTTTGGTCAGTAAGTCCATTCTACAAGTAGGTTCATATTCAGGAACGATTGGTGTGTCAGCGTCTACTGAGTGGCGAAAAAACGCTGCGCGCTTTAGAAAGCTCGATGAGCTATATCGGCGTGTTGCATTGTTAGAAAAACAATTGAAGTTAAATGATGAAAGTGAAGGCTGAGACATGTTAATGGATTTAAATGAAATTAAGGAATACCTGCCGCAACGCTTCCCGTTTTTATTGGTTGATCGCGTCTTAGAGTTGAACCTTGGCGAGTCTATTGTCGCGCTTAAAAATGTAACAGGAAATGAAGATCACTTTAATGGTCATTTTCCTGATTTACCCATTATGCCCGGTGTTTTGATTATTGAGGCAATGGCACAGGCTGCGGGTATTTTGGGTTTTAAAACTTTGGACAAGAAACCTTCAGAGGGCTCTATCTATATGTTCGCTGGTGTGGATAAAGCACGA contains:
- the fabZ gene encoding 3-hydroxyacyl-ACP dehydratase FabZ is translated as MLMDLNEIKEYLPQRFPFLLVDRVLELNLGESIVALKNVTGNEDHFNGHFPDLPIMPGVLIIEAMAQAAGILGFKTLDKKPSEGSIYMFAGVDKARFKRPVVPGDQLILKAQYVSDKKGLWKFDCQALVDDKLACSATILCIDRPR